From a single Melospiza georgiana isolate bMelGeo1 chromosome 5, bMelGeo1.pri, whole genome shotgun sequence genomic region:
- the CCDC81 gene encoding coiled-coil domain-containing protein 81 gives MSRHIYRQLLKKKAVDIGFGSFAVIPAHANVAEGKVLPVERPVFIMNKTLKMFYNLEADETKIPEDIPVVQPDFEDIAAHIHFRHEIVEQCVQETLLYFAGTLRENKEVEFSFRTIGILAVRKKVVTMTFFDSCVLEMDTTGNMLTALLEDPDMMSVVAFPGQNNFSRVSQDEVVILPSFVAEAPHQPSDRLVSLKPRRESAPWGGGCRRVSVLDPVFLARKRVSQASQQSAETDHGRDKEAILGYLPAILERTHAMKRPTSPTQQGLKVSARAAQRSKEGKHPIFTEKEERELQLLLASKRHEVEADVYRKYFGNRAVTERGKTSCPYVFEDPYHPPHVLRKAYAEKLKEMGQQQEEESQLSGKVLEDKGVQTGLLER, from the exons ATGTCTCGGCACATCTACAGACAGCTCTTGAAGAAGAAG GCAGTGGATATTGGATTTGGGAGTTTTGCGGTTATCCCAGCGCACGCCAATGTGGCAGAGGGCAAGGTTTTGCCTGTTGAGAGACCTGTGTTCATTATGAACAAGACTCTGAAGATGTTTTACAACCTTGAGGCTGATGAGACCAAAATTCCTG AGGACATCCCTGTGGTTCAGCCAGACTTTGAGGACATCGCTGCACACATCCACTTTCGCCACGAAATTGTGGAGCAGTGCGTACAGGAGACCCTGCTTTACTTTGCTGGGACCCTCCGAGAAAACAAGGAGGTGGAGTTCAGCTTCAGGACCATCGGTATCCTTGCTGTGCGTAAAAAAGTGGTCACCATGACCTTCTTTGATAGCTGTGTGCTGGAGATGGATACAACAGGGAACATGCTGACAGCCCTTCTCGAG GACCCTGACATGATGAGTGTCGTTGCCTTTCCGGGCCAAAACAATTTTAGTCGGGTCAGTCAAGACGAGGTTGTCATACTGCCAAG CTTTGTGGCCGAGGCCCCACACCAGCCATCGGACCGACTGGTGTCCCTGAAGCCCAGGAGAGAGTCAGCACCGTGGGGTGGGGGCTGCCGCAGAG TGAGTGTGCTGGATCCCGTGTTCCTGGCTCGGAAGAGGGTTTCTCAGGCCAGTCAGCAGTCGGCGGAAACGGATCACGGTAGAGACAAGGAAGCTATCCTGGG gtACCTGCCTGCAATCCTGGAGAGGACCCATGCGATGAAGCGCCCCACTTCTCCAACTCAGCAGGGCCTGAAGGTCTCTGCAAGGGCTGCCCAACGCTCAAAAGAG GGGAAGCACCCCATCTTTactgagaaagaagaaagagagctgcagctgctgctggcgtCCAAGCGCCATGAGGTGGAGGCAGACGTGTATCGCAAATACTTCGGCAACCGAGCAGTCACTGAGCGAGGAAAG ACCTCCTGCCCCTACGTGTTTGAGGATCCCTATCACCCTCCCCATGTCCTGAGGAAGGCCTACGCTGAGAAGCTGAAGGagatggggcagcagcaggaggaggagtcTCAGCTCTCTGGGAAAGTTCTGGAAGA CAAGGGTGTGCAGACGGGTCTGTTGGAACGCTGA